A window of Bacteroidota bacterium contains these coding sequences:
- a CDS encoding GLPGLI family protein: protein MKKLFSILLFSGATFLGKAQMQTDFITAGKIKFERKTNVHRLYFTDEEMGSWEEAFKKAIPQFQTNLFELSFNNNQSLYKPSKDNPENKMGFFGEAPGANNVIYKDLEMGKAASQKQIFEKLFLVSDSIPQYEWKLQPETRTIANFECKKAITRICDSVVIVAFYTEEIPVSSGPESFGGLPGMILGLAVPRLYTTWFATSLEISNAAPPAAPTKGKDTDSKGLLKSIESGIGKWDAKYKDRLIWQSIL, encoded by the coding sequence ATGAAAAAATTATTTTCAATACTCCTGTTTAGTGGTGCTACCTTTTTGGGAAAGGCACAAATGCAAACTGATTTTATTACTGCAGGTAAAATAAAATTTGAAAGAAAAACAAATGTGCACCGGCTTTATTTTACAGACGAAGAAATGGGCAGTTGGGAGGAGGCTTTTAAAAAAGCAATTCCTCAGTTCCAAACGAATTTATTTGAGCTCAGCTTCAATAACAATCAATCACTATATAAGCCTTCGAAAGATAATCCTGAAAATAAAATGGGATTTTTTGGCGAAGCACCCGGTGCAAACAATGTGATCTATAAAGATCTTGAGATGGGAAAAGCAGCCAGCCAGAAACAAATATTTGAAAAACTGTTTCTCGTAAGCGACAGCATTCCGCAATATGAATGGAAACTACAACCCGAAACAAGAACCATTGCAAATTTCGAATGTAAAAAAGCGATCACCCGTATCTGCGATTCAGTAGTAATAGTTGCCTTTTATACGGAAGAGATTCCCGTTTCATCCGGCCCTGAATCATTTGGCGGTTTACCGGGCATGATACTAGGGTTAGCTGTTCCCCGTTTATATACTACATGGTTTGCAACAAGTCTTGAAATTTCGAACGCTGCACCACCTGCAGCACCAACAAAAGGTAAAGACACAGATTCAAAAGGATTATTAAAATCAATTGAATCGGGTATTGGTAAATGGGATGCCAAGTATAAGGATAGATTGATCTGGCAATCGATATTGTAA
- a CDS encoding alpha-amylase: MKKIFFILLIVFANTANATDMFGVYPTHWWVGMKNPKLQIVLHGENIKQYSKVSITYPGIKLDKTTKLESNNYLIVDITISVAAKPGRFKIILSGSGIAAEDISYELKSRSKENGKTRVKGATSEDLIYLIMPDRFSNGDPSNDFFADMRDKDHDRNNPFDRHGGDLKGVQNHLDYLKDLGATAIWMTPVTENNMSRTMEGGTSRSTYHGYAFTNQYEVDKRFGGNEAYRSLIDEAHKKGMKIIQDAVYNHIGNDHFLFRDLPAKDWINQWPTYQNTSHKNQTLFDPNASKLDAKITADGWFTPFLVDLNQRNPFVSNFLIQYAVWATEEFGLDGWRVDTYFYNDPVFLNKINDVLRKEFSKITVFGETAVNLVASTAYYSENNLTVPFKHNCPGVTDFPVMFSIHNAIKQPFSWDGGVSSLYTTLAQDMLYKNPMNNCTSLDNHDQDRIYSIVGENMRNYKMAIAMLFTIRGIPQFYYGTEILMKNFKDPTDAEVRKDFPGGWPGDAQNKFDASGRTAEENEAFNYVKTLANFRKNSSAIKNGKTMQFVPEDGVYVYFRYTSTQTVMCIVNSNETPAIIDLSRFAERMNGFTKALDAATGATFNLEPTLTLGEKYVLVLELKK; this comes from the coding sequence ATGAAAAAAATATTTTTTATCCTCTTAATAGTATTTGCAAACACTGCCAATGCTACGGATATGTTTGGAGTATATCCCACTCATTGGTGGGTGGGAATGAAAAATCCAAAACTGCAGATCGTTTTGCATGGAGAAAATATTAAACAGTATTCTAAAGTCAGTATAACTTATCCCGGTATCAAACTTGATAAAACAACAAAACTGGAAAGCAACAACTATTTGATTGTTGATATTACGATTTCTGTCGCAGCTAAACCGGGCAGGTTTAAAATAATTCTTTCCGGTAGCGGAATAGCTGCAGAAGATATAAGCTATGAATTAAAATCCCGCAGCAAAGAAAATGGTAAGACAAGAGTAAAAGGAGCTACATCAGAGGATCTGATTTATTTAATAATGCCAGATCGCTTTAGTAATGGCGATCCTTCTAATGATTTTTTCGCTGATATGAGGGATAAGGATCATGACCGCAATAATCCATTCGACCGGCATGGTGGTGATCTAAAAGGTGTGCAAAACCATCTTGATTATTTAAAAGATCTAGGTGCTACTGCTATCTGGATGACACCGGTGACTGAAAATAATATGAGCCGGACAATGGAAGGCGGTACAAGCCGCAGCACTTATCATGGTTATGCATTTACGAATCAGTATGAAGTGGACAAGCGATTTGGAGGAAATGAAGCATATAGATCTTTGATTGATGAGGCCCATAAAAAGGGAATGAAAATTATCCAGGATGCTGTGTACAATCATATCGGTAATGATCATTTTCTTTTTCGTGATCTGCCTGCAAAGGATTGGATAAATCAATGGCCAACCTACCAGAATACTTCTCATAAAAATCAAACACTGTTCGATCCGAATGCTTCTAAACTGGATGCAAAGATCACAGCCGATGGATGGTTCACACCTTTTTTGGTGGATCTAAATCAACGAAACCCTTTTGTTTCAAATTTTTTAATTCAGTATGCAGTTTGGGCTACAGAAGAATTTGGATTGGACGGTTGGCGGGTAGATACTTATTTTTATAATGACCCTGTCTTTCTTAATAAAATAAATGATGTATTACGCAAAGAGTTTTCGAAGATCACTGTTTTTGGCGAGACAGCAGTGAACCTTGTTGCCAGCACAGCTTACTATTCTGAAAATAATCTTACGGTTCCTTTTAAACATAATTGCCCGGGTGTTACTGATTTTCCTGTTATGTTTTCCATTCACAATGCGATCAAACAGCCATTTAGTTGGGATGGGGGAGTAAGTAGTCTTTATACAACACTTGCCCAGGATATGCTTTATAAAAACCCGATGAATAATTGTACCTCGCTGGATAATCATGACCAGGATCGCATTTATTCAATTGTTGGAGAAAATATGCGCAACTATAAAATGGCAATTGCAATGTTGTTTACCATAAGAGGGATACCGCAGTTCTATTACGGCACAGAGATACTGATGAAAAATTTTAAAGATCCAACTGATGCTGAAGTAAGAAAAGATTTTCCCGGTGGCTGGCCCGGCGATGCGCAAAACAAATTTGATGCATCTGGTAGAACTGCTGAAGAGAATGAAGCATTTAATTATGTAAAAACATTGGCCAATTTCCGGAAAAACTCATCCGCAATAAAAAACGGTAAGACCATGCAGTTTGTACCGGAGGATGGTGTTTATGTTTATTTCCGCTATACATCCACGCAAACAGTCATGTGCATTGTAAACTCGAATGAAACGCCGGCTATTATTGATCTTTCAAGATTTGCAGAACGGATGAATGGATTTACAAAAGCACTGGATGCAGCAACAGGAGCTACGTTCAATCTTGAACCTACATTGACGCTTGGAGAAAAATATGTATTGGTACTGGAATTGAAAAAATAA
- a CDS encoding SLC45 family MFS transporter, which translates to MSTVYTGIKPRLSFWQIWNMCFGFFGIQFGWSLQMGNMSAIYEFLGATPEEIPGLWLAAPMTGLLVQPIIGYFSDRTWHPRWGRRRPYFLVGAILSSLALFIMPNSSAVWMAAGTLWILDSCINISMEPFRAFVADNLNDKQRSFGYSMQSMFIGAASFIAGFLPGLLVNWFGVSREKGAGGIPQNIMWSFYIGAFVFLGAVLLTVFKSKEYPPSDPNWKENLKKEHKGEGIAKEIISAIGNMPDQMKRLAVVQFLTWPGLFLMWFYYSTGVAADIFGGDAKTNSEVYTKGLEHANATSAILNLVTFAFSFTIPFWVGKIGMKMTHTVCLIIGGLGLISVNFIHEPWMLYMSMSMVGIAWASILSMPYSMLSGSLPAEKMGIYMGIFNFFIVLPEIIASLFFGKIMENFLHNDRLTAVLIGGILLCTAGIVCSLIVKESKHGK; encoded by the coding sequence ATGTCTACAGTCTACACCGGTATAAAGCCACGTTTATCTTTCTGGCAAATCTGGAATATGTGTTTCGGATTTTTCGGAATTCAGTTCGGCTGGAGTTTGCAAATGGGAAACATGAGTGCTATTTATGAATTCCTCGGTGCTACTCCTGAAGAAATACCGGGCTTATGGTTAGCAGCCCCAATGACTGGCTTACTTGTTCAACCTATCATCGGATATTTTAGCGACAGAACATGGCATCCGAGATGGGGGAGAAGAAGACCTTATTTCCTTGTTGGTGCTATATTAAGTTCACTGGCATTATTTATTATGCCAAACTCTTCTGCAGTTTGGATGGCCGCAGGTACATTATGGATTTTAGATTCTTGTATTAATATAAGCATGGAACCCTTCAGGGCATTTGTTGCAGACAACCTGAATGATAAGCAACGTTCTTTCGGTTATTCGATGCAGAGCATGTTTATTGGCGCTGCATCTTTTATTGCGGGTTTTTTGCCAGGGTTATTGGTTAATTGGTTTGGTGTTTCAAGAGAGAAAGGAGCGGGGGGCATTCCGCAAAATATTATGTGGTCTTTTTATATCGGAGCTTTTGTTTTTCTCGGAGCAGTTTTACTTACTGTGTTCAAGAGTAAAGAGTATCCACCTTCAGATCCGAACTGGAAGGAGAATTTAAAAAAGGAACATAAAGGCGAGGGTATTGCAAAAGAAATAATATCAGCAATTGGTAATATGCCAGATCAAATGAAAAGACTGGCTGTTGTTCAGTTTTTAACATGGCCAGGTTTATTCCTCATGTGGTTTTATTACAGTACTGGTGTAGCTGCCGATATATTTGGTGGTGATGCGAAAACAAACAGTGAAGTTTATACTAAGGGACTTGAGCATGCAAATGCTACTTCTGCCATTTTGAATCTTGTCACTTTTGCTTTTTCATTCACAATTCCTTTTTGGGTTGGTAAGATAGGAATGAAAATGACACACACAGTTTGCCTAATCATTGGTGGGCTGGGTTTAATTTCAGTAAATTTTATTCATGAACCCTGGATGCTTTATATGTCCATGAGTATGGTTGGTATTGCCTGGGCATCTATACTATCAATGCCCTATTCAATGCTTTCCGGAAGCCTGCCCGCCGAAAAAATGGGTATTTATATGGGCATCTTCAATTTCTTTATTGTGCTTCCTGAAATAATTGCTTCGTTATTCTTTGGAAAGATCATGGAGAATTTTCTTCATAATGACCGGCTGACTGCAGTACTCATTGGTGGCATACTCCTCTGCACAGCTGGCATCGTTTGTTCATTGATTGTTAAAGAATCAAAACATGGTAAGTGA
- a CDS encoding glucose-1-phosphate adenylyltransferase, whose amino-acid sequence MATRTITTNEVLSVILGGGAGSRLYPLTSSRSKPAVPIAGKYRLVDIPISNCLNNGIGRMFVLTQFNSASLNRHIKNTYHFSAFSKAFVDILAAEQTPDNPTWFQGTADAVRQGLRHIGPFESDYVLILSGDQLYQMDFAEMLENHKQLGADISIATIPVGDREAPEFGILKSQEGLVTAFIEKPKKELLPEWVSETNAQMKAAGRNYLASMGIYIFNRQLLFDLLQTDYADATDFGKEIIPQSINKLKVASYQYTGYWTDIGNIYSFFEANLDLTEDIPAFNLFDDERTIYTRARMLPPAKISGTTLEKTMIAEGSIINASRVEHSVVGIRSRIGHGTTLVSTYMMGNDQYETLNEIAEAKAKGLPELGIGERCYIRNAIIDKNVRIGSDVRINGGNHLQNQDHILYTVKDGIVVIKKGSVIPDGFVI is encoded by the coding sequence ATGGCTACCAGAACTATAACTACAAATGAAGTATTATCCGTGATCCTCGGTGGCGGTGCGGGTTCAAGATTATACCCGCTTACTTCAAGCAGAAGCAAACCCGCTGTTCCAATTGCGGGTAAATACCGTCTCGTTGACATTCCAATTTCAAATTGCCTGAACAATGGGATAGGAAGAATGTTTGTGTTAACGCAATTCAACTCTGCATCGCTTAACAGACATATTAAGAATACTTATCACTTTAGTGCTTTCAGTAAAGCTTTCGTCGATATCCTTGCTGCTGAGCAAACTCCCGATAACCCAACCTGGTTTCAAGGTACTGCAGATGCGGTAAGACAGGGACTTCGTCATATTGGCCCTTTTGAAAGCGATTATGTTTTGATCTTATCAGGTGACCAGTTATATCAAATGGATTTTGCAGAGATGCTGGAAAATCATAAACAACTTGGCGCTGATATTTCTATTGCAACAATTCCGGTTGGTGACAGAGAAGCCCCTGAGTTTGGTATTTTAAAATCACAGGAAGGACTTGTTACTGCATTTATTGAAAAACCCAAAAAAGAGTTATTGCCTGAATGGGTAAGTGAAACGAATGCCCAGATGAAAGCGGCTGGCCGGAATTATCTTGCTTCGATGGGTATCTATATTTTTAACCGCCAATTGTTATTTGATCTGTTGCAAACTGATTATGCTGACGCAACAGATTTTGGAAAAGAGATCATCCCTCAGTCTATTAATAAACTGAAAGTAGCAAGCTACCAATACACAGGTTACTGGACTGATATTGGAAATATCTATTCATTTTTTGAGGCCAATCTTGATCTTACAGAAGATATACCGGCATTTAATTTATTTGATGATGAACGTACTATTTACACAAGGGCCCGCATGCTGCCACCCGCAAAGATCAGCGGCACTACGCTGGAGAAAACAATGATAGCTGAAGGTTCCATTATAAATGCATCCCGTGTGGAGCATAGTGTTGTTGGCATTCGTTCACGAATTGGCCACGGCACTACACTGGTAAGTACTTATATGATGGGTAATGACCAGTATGAAACATTAAATGAAATTGCTGAAGCAAAAGCGAAAGGATTGCCAGAATTGGGTATTGGTGAAAGATGTTATATCCGCAATGCGATCATTGATAAAAACGTACGAATAGGAAGTGATGTACGTATTAATGGCGGTAATCATTTGCAAAACCAGGATCACATACTCTATACAGTGAAAGACGGTATTGTCGTCATAAAGAAAGGATCAGTGATACCCGATGGGTTTGTAATTTAA
- a CDS encoding glycosyltransferase: MEIIHVSAECYPMAKAGGLGDVVGALPKYQTKIGHFAKVVMPMYRTKYLLQNEWELVHEGGQYLAGRFFHYSVIKEKTNKLGFDLFLIDINGLLDREKIYGYDDDTERFVAFQIAFCDWVSKWSHRPDIIHVHDYHAGLIPFMVKYCYAFKNLEFIPTVLTIHNAQYQGWIDWGKSNLIPAYDSWKSGMLEWKKSINPLASAVKCAWKVSTVSYSYMDELRYNSNGLEYLFEYEKGKCTGILNGIDNEVWDPETDEFIEKNFTAENIEKGKKKNKKKLCKEFELDPAKPLFTFIGRLVGEKAADILPEAISSSIYHHQGQCNFLILGSGDPAVEAQLDALKYSLKGYVNVYIGYSESLSHLIYAGADFLLMPSRVEPCGLNQMYALRYGTVPIVRSTGGLKDTVKDFGEKDGFGIRFDRASAWDISYSVGRAIDLYNNKKEQFDEIREYMMRIDHSWENSAGQYISLYESLK; the protein is encoded by the coding sequence ATGGAAATCATACACGTCTCTGCAGAATGTTATCCTATGGCGAAGGCCGGCGGATTAGGTGATGTAGTGGGTGCCTTGCCTAAATATCAAACCAAGATCGGGCATTTTGCCAAAGTGGTAATGCCCATGTACCGGACAAAATATTTATTGCAAAATGAATGGGAACTCGTACATGAAGGCGGGCAATACCTGGCTGGACGTTTTTTTCATTACAGTGTTATAAAAGAAAAAACAAACAAACTCGGTTTCGATCTATTCCTGATCGATATAAATGGATTGCTTGACCGTGAAAAAATTTATGGATACGATGATGACACCGAACGATTCGTTGCTTTCCAGATCGCTTTTTGCGATTGGGTGAGTAAATGGAGCCACCGACCTGATATAATTCATGTGCACGACTATCATGCAGGGCTTATTCCGTTTATGGTTAAATATTGTTATGCGTTTAAAAACTTAGAATTCATTCCTACTGTTCTTACAATTCACAATGCACAATACCAGGGATGGATAGATTGGGGTAAATCAAACCTGATACCTGCTTATGATAGCTGGAAATCCGGAATGCTTGAATGGAAGAAATCAATTAACCCATTGGCTTCAGCAGTTAAATGTGCATGGAAGGTAAGTACGGTTAGCTACAGCTATATGGATGAACTGCGCTACAACTCCAATGGCCTTGAATATCTGTTTGAATATGAAAAAGGGAAATGTACCGGGATACTGAATGGTATCGATAATGAAGTATGGGACCCGGAAACAGATGAATTCATTGAAAAAAACTTTACAGCAGAAAATATTGAGAAGGGAAAGAAAAAAAATAAGAAAAAGCTTTGTAAGGAATTTGAACTAGATCCGGCAAAACCATTATTTACTTTCATTGGACGCTTAGTAGGAGAGAAGGCTGCCGATATTTTACCTGAAGCTATCAGTTCATCTATTTATCATCACCAGGGGCAATGCAATTTCCTGATATTAGGTTCCGGTGATCCGGCTGTAGAAGCACAATTGGATGCATTGAAATATTCATTGAAAGGATATGTAAATGTTTATATCGGGTATAGTGAATCGCTTAGTCATTTAATATATGCTGGTGCCGATTTTCTTTTAATGCCAAGCCGTGTTGAACCTTGTGGACTAAACCAGATGTATGCATTACGTTATGGTACTGTTCCAATAGTTCGCAGCACAGGTGGATTGAAGGATACAGTAAAAGACTTTGGCGAAAAAGATGGTTTCGGTATTCGTTTCGACCGGGCATCCGCATGGGATATATCATACTCTGTTGGCCGGGCCATCGATCTTTATAATAATAAGAAAGAACAATTTGACGAGATAAGAGAATATATGATGCGTATTGATCACTCATGGGAAAATTCTGCCGGACAATATATATCTTTATATGAGTCGCTTAAATAA
- a CDS encoding sugar MFS transporter, producing the protein MNTQTAVINRRNSFIFPLIIIGALFFIFGFVTWANSQLIPYLKIACELTDTQSFLVATAFFAAYFVMAIPSSLILKKTGFKKGMSLGLFVMAAGALIFIPAASSRSYSLFLIGLFIIGTGLALLQTASNPYVTVLGPMESAAQRISIMGICNKVAGILAVFILGGIVLKDVDALKAKLLTLSAGDKNAELDLLASRVVNPYITIAIVLAILAVVIYFLHLPEINEEEEADTFHRKDKTSVFQFPHLVLGAVAIFFYVGVEVISYDTFAGFGEFLGFPLEKSSTFASFTGYGLLLGYVTGIICIPKYISQRKALVASTILSMFLVLLAIFTTGMTAVACFALLGFSNAVMWPAIWPLAIDGLGRFTKIGAALLIMGIVGGAILPPLYGELSKMLGSKQMGYWLMIPCYIYILYYSLRGYKTGI; encoded by the coding sequence ATGAATACACAAACAGCAGTCATCAACCGGCGAAACAGTTTTATTTTTCCTTTGATCATAATCGGGGCACTTTTTTTTATTTTCGGTTTTGTTACCTGGGCCAACAGCCAGTTAATTCCGTATTTAAAAATTGCCTGTGAACTGACAGATACACAATCTTTCCTGGTAGCTACTGCTTTTTTTGCTGCTTATTTTGTTATGGCTATTCCATCTTCTTTGATCCTTAAAAAGACCGGTTTCAAAAAAGGTATGTCATTAGGATTGTTTGTGATGGCAGCAGGTGCATTAATTTTTATTCCAGCTGCAAGTTCACGTAGCTATTCTTTATTTTTAATTGGTTTATTTATAATAGGAACTGGTCTTGCATTACTGCAAACAGCTTCCAATCCTTATGTTACTGTTTTGGGCCCGATGGAAAGTGCTGCACAACGTATCAGCATTATGGGTATTTGTAATAAAGTAGCGGGTATACTTGCCGTATTTATTTTAGGTGGCATCGTTTTAAAAGATGTAGATGCCTTGAAAGCAAAATTGCTTACTTTATCAGCCGGTGATAAAAATGCTGAGCTGGATCTGCTGGCATCAAGGGTAGTGAATCCTTATATAACTATTGCAATTGTTTTAGCAATACTTGCAGTAGTAATTTATTTTCTTCACCTGCCTGAAATAAATGAGGAAGAGGAAGCTGATACATTTCATCGCAAGGATAAAACCAGTGTATTCCAGTTCCCGCATCTCGTGTTGGGAGCAGTTGCTATTTTCTTTTATGTAGGAGTTGAAGTGATCAGTTATGATACATTTGCAGGATTTGGTGAATTTCTTGGCTTCCCACTGGAAAAATCCTCAACGTTTGCATCGTTCACCGGGTACGGATTATTATTGGGTTATGTTACTGGCATTATTTGTATTCCAAAATATATTTCACAAAGGAAAGCATTGGTGGCAAGCACCATCCTGAGTATGTTTCTTGTTTTATTAGCAATTTTCACAACAGGGATGACCGCTGTTGCCTGTTTTGCTTTGCTGGGTTTTTCAAATGCAGTAATGTGGCCGGCTATCTGGCCACTGGCAATTGATGGCCTGGGCAGATTTACAAAAATTGGAGCTGCTTTACTTATCATGGGAATTGTAGGTGGTGCTATTCTCCCGCCATTATATGGTGAATTGTCAAAAATGCTTGGTTCAAAACAAATGGGATATTGGCTAATGATACCCTGTTATATTTATATTCTCTATTATTCTCTAAGAGGGTATAAGACCGGGATCTAA
- a CDS encoding ROK family protein — translation MEQLVIGIDIGGTSTKFGIVDVDGNVLFSGNMSTKKHATVETFIDELYEELSVLIKRAGGSSRIKGIGIGAPNGNFYTGNIEYAANLVWQGIVPLSKLVQAKFKLPVVVTNDANAAAIGEMTYGAAKGMKDFIMITLGTGVGSGIVANGQLIYGHDGFAGELGHTIIIPDGRLHAGTGKKGSLESYASATGVMLTAIELLVKSKEPSLLRDVPKDKLDSKAVHDAALQGDKIALEIFEFTGKILGLALANAVMFSSPEAIILFGGLTKSGEYILKPTRKYMEENLIKIFQGKVKILVSHLRESDAAILGASALAWE, via the coding sequence ATGGAGCAACTCGTGATCGGCATTGATATCGGCGGTACCAGCACCAAATTCGGGATAGTGGATGTTGATGGTAATGTTTTATTCTCCGGCAATATGTCCACAAAAAAACATGCGACAGTTGAAACTTTTATAGATGAGCTCTACGAAGAATTGTCGGTACTGATAAAAAGAGCAGGCGGATCTTCAAGAATAAAAGGGATCGGTATTGGTGCACCTAACGGAAATTTTTACACCGGGAATATTGAATATGCAGCGAATCTTGTATGGCAGGGGATCGTGCCATTGTCAAAACTGGTGCAGGCAAAATTTAAATTACCTGTTGTAGTAACTAATGATGCGAATGCTGCAGCTATTGGCGAAATGACCTATGGCGCTGCGAAAGGAATGAAGGATTTTATAATGATAACACTCGGTACCGGTGTGGGCAGTGGTATCGTTGCAAACGGCCAGTTGATATACGGTCATGATGGTTTTGCCGGCGAGTTGGGTCATACTATAATTATCCCTGATGGAAGATTACATGCAGGCACAGGGAAAAAAGGATCATTGGAAAGTTATGCGTCTGCAACAGGTGTAATGCTAACAGCTATTGAATTGCTGGTTAAAAGCAAAGAGCCAAGTTTATTGAGAGATGTACCGAAGGATAAACTCGATTCCAAAGCAGTACATGATGCGGCCCTTCAGGGTGATAAAATAGCGTTAGAGATCTTTGAATTCACCGGGAAAATTTTAGGGCTTGCATTGGCCAATGCAGTAATGTTCAGCAGCCCGGAAGCAATAATTCTTTTTGGTGGTCTTACCAAATCAGGCGAATATATTTTAAAGCCTACAAGAAAATATATGGAAGAAAACCTGATAAAAATTTTCCAGGGTAAAGTAAAAATATTAGTGAGCCATTTAAGAGAATCCGATGCTGCTATATTAGGAGCAAGTGCATTGGCCTGGGAATGA
- a CDS encoding DUF4382 domain-containing protein, with translation MKRITLATAVIAILSTLVFLACNKEKGSYKLDVHMTDAPAAFEEVNVDIQEVKVKLRNDTSAWVSLSTNAGIYNLLGLQNGVDTLLATGILPSNFVKEIRLYLGTNNSIKVAGQTFPLVMDNGTQTKLMIKVDKELNGTLDSLIVDFDANLSVVLEGNGTYRLSPVLTLKN, from the coding sequence CTCGTATTTTTAGCATGTAATAAAGAAAAAGGAAGTTATAAGTTAGATGTTCATATGACCGATGCGCCGGCGGCATTTGAAGAAGTGAATGTAGATATACAGGAAGTAAAAGTAAAATTAAGGAATGATACTTCAGCCTGGGTTTCTTTAAGTACCAATGCCGGAATATATAACCTGCTCGGTTTGCAAAATGGTGTTGATACTTTGCTTGCAACAGGAATTTTACCATCCAATTTTGTAAAGGAAATTCGTCTCTACCTGGGTACAAATAATTCAATTAAAGTAGCCGGGCAAACATTTCCATTAGTAATGGATAATGGAACACAAACAAAATTGATGATCAAAGTAGATAAAGAACTCAACGGAACTTTGGATTCATTGATCGTTGACTTTGATGCAAATCTTTCTGTAGTTCTTGAAGGTAATGGCACTTATCGCCTTTCACCGGTTTTAACTCTTAAGAATTAG